In the Andrena cerasifolii isolate SP2316 chromosome 3, iyAndCera1_principal, whole genome shotgun sequence genome, TTCGGTGGTCTTCCGCACCAGAGGTTCGAATTGCGATTTATGTAACCCTTTATCTTTAAGGTACCGTTACATATGAAGCTCCAAGTGAACAGACACTGTTTAGAGAATGTTAGATATTATCCGTCGCCAAGTTTCTTTCGCTAGGACAGATCTATCAGAGATCTTCTTCGACAAATCCCCACCAGCGCAGGTGCGTAGCTTCGTCAGTGAAAGCTATGACCTTTCCCTGCATCCTGCGCACAGATTCGCGTGAAATAGTACCATTCGGTACGTTCTAAACAGACCCAATCACATAGCAGCTACATCCTCCGCATCGTCTATCGCTCCTCTGATCTTCTCTGAAACACACCTGACACCCTGTTAGCTAAAGGGAACCGAGAGGCCCTTTCAAAAATATACTCAGAAAGTACACTTGCCGCGATCCACCTACGTAGCGTCCACGAGAGCTAGATCGTTAGGAACACTGGCGAAAAGAAAGGGTTGCGCAGGAGGCCACGTAAAGGGGCGCGTTGCTCGTGCCAAACGGCGTGTCCTCGACCAATCGTTGGTACCTCTCCACCGCGACGATCTGTAACCGCGCTTTGCTGTCCCATGACctggcgaacaaaaaaaaaaaaaaaaaggcgaaGGACTGCGACGAGGCTGACAGAGTCTCCCCGACGGCGTGCACGACGACGAAATCGGGCGCCGCGGGCAGCAAGAAGGGATCGACCACCGTGACGTCGGTGTGCAACGACGAGGAGACCGCCGGCAcgcggaagaagaagaagaaacggcgGAAAGTACGGAACAAGCAGCAGCTGCAGCTGCAACCGATACCATTGGAGCCGCCGCCGTCGGGCGACGGTCGGCGGGCGCACACGGTGGTGAACCTGCCGTCCTCCTCGGACGAGGTCGAGGCGGTCGACGAATGCTCGAAAAGGGACTCGTCCAGCAGCCTGGGTGGCGCCAGCAGGCACAACACCCTCCGCGAATCGTTGCTCACGGTGCTGGGCAAACTGGTGATCTGGAAGGGCACCAGGTACCGTTCCGCGACTGCTGCGTCCTGCTCGTCCTCGGCGCCACCCAACTCACCGCCCGCCACCGAGTGCATAGGCCGCAGCACGTCCTTCTTCTCCAGCGGTGAGTCCCCTCGCGATTCTTTCCTTTACGCTCCGGGAGTCTTCGACGACGCGAGGTCAGCCCAATTAGGGGTGCTGTTTGTCGCAGGGTCGAAGAAAGAATCGACTAATTGCTCCAGCGCCGGCAACTTTAATCTCCGTTTACTCTCCTTGGTTCGTGCGCGAGGTATACAGAGCCGGCAGAGATGCGGCAAGAGGTGCGAACGTTCTTGGCACTCTTATTCGTCGAGGTTGATTCTTTCTTCGCCTCGAATCGGTCATCCTGTGCAGTTGCAGTAACCTGTGCGAAGAATTGGACGCTTAAGGCCACTGAATTAATTACGCGAGGCGCAGACTCGTTGCTGCTTTGAAAGtacagttctgtctctctatatacgcgagcgtcgggggcgggcgcacgcaatttgagagacgagtagcctattcggcttgctttgattcctcctcgagcgctcgagtggtATTGGGCGACGCGCAGTTGTTTTTTCGTTCGGCTTCTTCGGGGTTTTCTTTGATACGCgatacccaaattctgtcgctcagtcgaaggaaattaattgattctcggtaTTTCCACTGTGCGCCGACTACAGAAGAAGTAGCGGGGGTAGCTTCACGCGTATAGGGAATCTGAACACGCGTGCAATTTGAGAGGCAACACTGTATCTACTTTGGACGTTTTCGCACGGGCCTCGGTTAGCCAGCCTTCTTTGGAGCCTTGACGAAACTGGCTGGGACGCAGCAGGCACTTTACAAAAAGAAAATGGGCATCGTTGCGGGGAATCTTCGATAGTTATATGACGCTATAAAAGCGTCGAGGAAGTCATTGTTTGCGATGCATTGGGAGGATGATTGTTGCTTGCGTAATGGTCGATCGTGTCGGAAATTTGCGTCACCGTTGTAATCGGATTGTGCCATCTGGTAAACACGGGGTTGCACGTTTGCAAATTTTAACGTCCATTTAGATTTAGACGAAGCGGTTACGATACTGCATTAGCGGCGGGGAAAAATTGTGGCGCATTAGTCAGCCAAGTTGCCCATGCGTAATCTTGTAATCCGTTTTATTTGCAAAATCCAGCCTTCGTTGCGGCAAggtagggtggggctgaaagttagtaataacaatctagagatgtacggcgttattttgtataaactacaaCTATTAAGCTTTACTTTCACAAAGTAGTGGGTTAATAGTGTTattctttgttgagttttatCACAAAATGTGTGTCAATTCAAAATGGAATTACCATTTTGCTTAGGGTAAAAAGTCCTTGATATCTTCTAACCAGCttttaataagtaaaaaactcttttgaaatcgacaaatatttattaaacaaattttttttagtatacaatattgaaaggaaaagaataataatacaggACACTGAGTCAGcttgaataaaaaattgcacaataatCTTGACTCAACATAAAGATGTAACTTTCTTTCAAGCGCTTTGGCTTTAAAAAAGTTAGATAATTTGTGACTTTACTAATTGGTTTGCTCCAATAAATGCAACTACTCTTTTTAGCATTTTAacatgacttctttaacaaaaaatagaaatataaggAAGCGAttttttgccccaatggtacctcttTAGTTTCGCCGATATATAGGTTCGAAAATATTGTCATTCAGAAATAAACAATGCCATGTaacgtaaggtgaatgtcccaaattctgctcatttaagaggttgctcgtcagaaagaaggtgtaaaaaatttgtttgtgatcaaaatttgcagagtcattgattaattctttaataataattcaaccagttgaaaactatttaagaaaaatatttcaagatgtttaactactagtaatttgtaattaaatataatgctttaaatgtccgtatttctgctcacgaaaaatagcgatgtacgtttttctactcaccatttgtaccaatttctgctcactaatatgttgccttttcaggttaaaataatttacatcttttatggagatgttttataacacaagagtaaagcataaaataatgataaacaaaaaataaaatgccttcgaatagaaatagaggttacagcatatattgaattgtgaggtttcgttgctaaaattttggtgagtagaaatgcggacataacGGTGACTcagttgaccctaaacctaatcacctgttttctacttaaaaaaaattaaaaaatagtacaaaatctacatccagagcacaatacggcatctgtttttattattaaataagaacttttactgcaaaaactattttctgcccaattatcgaataccaatagtgaccctgttccttaccaccaccagctaaaacacggtcgaaaaatcatgaatctctcattttaacagtttttcgttgcttatgctgcactttgattagccccaagctcgtgcaacactccttctaaatgttcaaataatttagaattattttgttgcaactatagtacaatcGTGACgcttgtaataataaaaaagaatacgaaatgagcagaaatggggacacgagcagaaattgggtcatTCGCCTTATTCACCTTATACGCTGTTTAACTATGGTTTACTTCGAATAACGCAACAAAAAGGCGACGTACTTTATCGCTTCTTGATATACATAATGACAAGGGCGTAATACGATGACGCGCACGAAGGCTCAAAAACGGCTGGCGACTCTGCGGTCCCCCCACCCATTACCCTTGCCATCAACATAGTTATGCTGCAATATTCAATCGATTGTTTACGAATGGAGATTTCGCATTCGGGCCTTTTagccgccggacttttagccccactctACCCTAACCGAGTTGGCCATAATCAGTACATGCCTGATAGTtccacttttatttcgcactggACGTTTTGTTTGTCCGAATTTAATTGAGCGTGTACACGCGATGCCAAAGGATTGCGTTGTGAAACGATGCAAGTTCAGATCTTGAGGTGAACTCGCGTGGACGAGCTGGAATTCTACAATTAATTGGATGGTTGAAATTATGTTGGAGTCTCATTCTACGGACCACGGCCTCGGCTTTGATATTCCTTATCGTAGAGGCGTAATCCTCTACAGGGGTAAAAATTTGGAGTAGTTTGTGTAGGCAAAGGAAGGTTCACCACGTTGCATTGAGTTTGTACCAATAATCAATaattattgttaaataattctCCGTTCATTATCAACTCGTAATAATGGACTCACTCTATTATTTAGTTTACAGAGGGGCTGCTCAGCAAATAGTAGTGTGGGATAATTGTTCCATTACATTGTTACAACGTAACATCGAGCATTATCATATTCGCCAGGCGAGAAGGGAGAAGCACAAATAAGTGGCTGTAAAACGTGGCAGTACCTAATTACAATTGAGAGTACTGTGTAATGAGAATCATTGATTACGCGCATTTCATGTTTCGATCTCATTATTATCACGATGCAATACCACCCTGTATCTTCTTTCTGTTCCAGAAACGGAGAGGCGAATTCGCGCAAATAATCGCGAGTTCAACTCGCAGTTTAATTACGCGGTAAGGTTGAAATGCATTTTCATAATCTTTGTTCCGCGCGTTAATTAAAACCGAACGAAATGCCCTCGATAACGACGGGGAGCGCGCCTGATAGTTGGTCTGATTcgtttttctttctatttcagAACAACTACATCAAGACGTCCAAGTATAGAGTTGTGACGTTCCTACCGTTAAATTTATTCGAGCAATTTCAGCGGCTCGCTAACTTTTACTTCCTATGCCTGCTGGTGCTTCAGATAATCCCCGCTATCTCCTCCTTGACCCCCATCACTACAGCCATACCCCTTATAGGGGTGCTCATGCTCACTGCCATCAAAGATGCTTACGACGATTTTGTAAGTCCACAGAAAGTTACGCAACACCCCTAGCGCAAAAGGTGTCCTGTGATTCTGTATTGTATTCTGGATGGGTCACACCACTGCCCAGCTGTGTTACGAATTACAGGACGCCCTAGTGTACCAAGCGCGTGGTGTATTCTTCCTTCGAACCACCCTCCGTCGTGCAGCACTATTTATCGCCGTAATTAAATGGATTTCAGCAACGGCACAGCAGCGATTCGCAGGTGAACAATCGGAAATCTCAGACACTGCGGGGTACTAGCCTCCGCGAGGAGAAATGGTCGCAGGTCCAAGTGGGCGACGTAATCAGAATGGAAAACGATCAGTTCGTTGCTGCCGACGTCCTTCTTTTATCAACTAGTGAGCCAAACGGTCTTTGTTACATTGAAACCGCGGAATTAGATGGGTTAGTACTACTTCGTGCAGCTTCTATTACGTTTTAATTGCCGCAGATCTTCGAGCAATTGAACAGTCAGACGACTTAAGTTTACCTTAGTAAGTAATTGAACGTAGCAAGTGACGGACTAATAATAAGATCGCTTGTTCCAGGGAGACGAATTTGAAGTGTCGGCAGTGCTTAGCCGAGACTGCCGAGATGACGGACAACCATGAAATGATCGGTCAGTTCGATGGAGAAATTGTTTGCGAAACTCCTAATAATTTGCTAAATAAATTCGATGGCACCCTTACGTGGAGGGGACGGAAGTAAGTAAACGGTTAGCTTTTGTCGCTTTTCCACGGCCCGCCACGGTAGCCATGGGCGGTAGCCACGTTTCATGGCCCTAATGTCACCATCTTCGCATGGTTTGCAGGTACGCATTGGACAACGACAAAGTTATATTACGAGGCTGCGTGCTCAGGAACACGCAGTGGTGCTACGGCGTGGTCATCTTTGCAGGCAAGGATACCAAATTAATGCAAAACTCAGGGAAGACGAAATTTAAGAGGACCTCTATAGATAGGCTGTTGAATCTTCTGATAATCGGGATAGTGTTCTTTTTACTTTCCATGTGTATGTTCTGTACGATCGGTTGTGGTATTTGGGAGAGCCTCGTGGGCCGTTATTTCCAAGTGTATCTACCATGGGACTCGCTGGTGCCTACCGAGCCCATGAGCGGTGCCACAGTGATCGCTCTGCTTGTGTTCTTTTCCTACGCGATCGTGTTGAATACGGTGGTGCCAATCAGTTTGTACGTGAGTGTCGAAGTTATCAGGTTCGTTCAGTCGTTCTTGATTAATTGGGACGAGGAGATGTACCACGCACCTACGAACACACACGCTAAGGCAAGGACTACTACGTTAAACGAAGAGTTGGGACAgatagaatatatattttccgaTAAGACCGGAACGCTCACGCAGAATATTATGACTTTTAACAAGTGTTCTGTGGCGGGGAAAAGTTACGGGGACGTTATCGACGAAGTTACCGGGGAAGTCGTCGATTTGAGCGAGGTGAGTCTGTTCATCCCTCTATCCGTAGCCAGACTCGATGCTGACCGATGGGGTACGTTGCCACTATAGATCGTTTGCTGTACAATAACGTccgttgttccttttttttacaCTCTCTAGCTTTTAATGTCTTGTAAGCGTAAAAACTTGTTCTTAAGACCAAGTCTCGGTTATTACTGCAACGAAATTTATTTGCGGTCACAATCTGCACTGCATCGATACTACTTGATTTCTTCTATCATGTACACGAGTCACGTAAGGGAATACAGACAGTTTTATATCCTGTAAAGGAGTTATCAGTTAAAGGCGTATTCTCCGTTTCACTTCTATGTCACGAGCATTTGCGTTGGATAGAATTAAATCGTTAGTATTCGATACACCGATGTCATTCATTCCACTCTTGCTATCAAGAAAGAGTATGCTATTCTCTCCTAATTTCATTTACATTACGCGACAGTTATGTGATTGTTTCTTGATAGCAAGATAAAAAACTATAGAATCATTTCACAGTTTGGTCATATTTTGCATAAGTTTTCATGTACATCACTTAGCATGTGTGTGCTGCATGTAGACGGACAAAGCTGCCCGAACACCTACGATGCGATGGAAAAATGGACAGGAATTTGTTCAAGTTTATACACCATTAAGTGGTCCGAACGTACGTCTACTGGAACAGGTGGACAGGATAGCCAATATAATTCCAGGACGAGGCATCAATGGCAGTCCGATGATTCCACACAAACTTTCAGTACGCATGTTAATAATTAACACACACTTCTTCCACAAACGAAGAGACTTTTACGCAATGTTCTGCTTGCATCTTCATTGGTCCTGTCCTGCATGCTTTCGCTATCATAGGTGGTTAGATCGTTACGCTCCGCACGGGTTATTACGAACTTCGCAATGTTCGATGCGTTAATTCTGCATGCACTGACCATACTTTTGCTTCGCAACCTCTTTCTCACGTCCCCCACTATGGTAAACTGCATGCCGCATATTATTCCACTCTTGTCTGTAAATGGACTCAAGCATTTCCAAACTGCTTAGATGCAAGAAATTAATTCTCACAATGCTTTaaggaattataaaattataacgtCTCAATGCCTGCTGACTTGCAACAAATCTATTTATATGGAGGCAAAGGTATTTactttcaattctttactaGTACTTTCATTTCCACATACTGTCTTCTCTTGTGTGTCATTAACATTACTATCAACGGGGGGGGGCAAGGGATCGGCCTCTAAATTAATACACCCTATCTACGTTCACAGTCAATGCCGCCGTTGGATTTCTCGTTCAACAAGGATTACGAGCCAGAATTCAAGTTCTACGATGGTGCGCTCCTCGAAGCTGTGAAACGGAACAATGAAGACGTTCATAGTTTCTTTCGGTTGCTGGCACTTTGTCACACCGTTATGCCGGAGGAAAAGAACGGGAAActagaataccaagcacagTCGCCGGACGAAGCTGCCCTTGTGTCCGCCGCAAGGAACTTCGGTTTCGTATTCAAAGAAAGATCCCCAAACAGCATAACGATCGAGGTAATGGGGAACCGCGAGATATACGAGCTGCTTTGCATCCTGGACTTCAATAACGTTAGAAAAAGAATGTCCGTGATCCTGAGGAAGGACGGCCATCTCAGGCTTTATTGTAAAGGGGCGGACAATGTTATTTACGATCGTGTGAAAAAAGGCAGCGAGGAGATTATGGCGAAAACATTGGATCACCTTAATAAATTCGCGGGCGAAGGTCTGAGAACATTGTGCCTTTCGGTCAGAGATCTGGACGAGCAGTTTTTCAACGATTGGAAGCAACGTCACCAAGAAGCTGCGTTGAGCCAGGAGAACAGGGACGACAAATTGGATGCTATTTACGAAGAAATAGAGAAGGACATGACTCTATTGGGCGCGACTGCCATCGAAGATAAGTTACAGGACGGTGTACCCCAAACTATCGCTAATTTAGCTCTTGCTGGTATCAAGATCTGGGTATTAACTGGTGATAAACAAGGTAAAAACACGTGTAAATATTTGGAAATTGCGCACAGTAGCGGGCATGATTATCTATACGCGGGTGGGCAGAATAGTATGGAAGGTATTTACATTACTTTATCCCTATGCAGAAACTGCTATCAATATTGGCTACTCCTGCCAGTTGTTGACAGACGATCTTACAGATGTCTTTATCGTGGATGCTACTACTTACGATGGCGTGGAAAATCAGTTAACGCGGTATTTGGAAACTATCAAAACTACCTCCAACCAGCAACACCGGCCAACACTCTCCGTTGTCACATTCAGGTGGGACAAGGAAAGGTCAGGCACATGAAAGAGACGGAGTACAACCATTAACCTTTTCCATACCTATTTCTGACTAATTGACGcattcattttaaaagtttctcgtTCATACTGAATGTGGCATCATGTTCTGTGTAACGCTTTCTTTGTCTGGCTATGCCTAAGAATTTATAAATACTTCAGATCCAAGTCTATTCTCTTCGATATTACATCAAGATGGCGAAactcaaaattcaaaatattgcaATGTACTACCTTATCGAAGTCGTTCCCACGAACGATGGCAGGTTTTCAATGATATTTTTACTCGGAATCGTCGAGTAATTTAAATATACTTTGGCATGCATTTTCACGAGGTTGTACAGGTATCGATGATAAATATCGTATTGCTACCTCACTGTAACCCAATTTGTTATGCATATGATAACACCAGTTTTCTCAGACTTAAATTGAACGATGTTTTTTCTCGGAATATTCAAGTCTACAGTGAATTATATATTTGCATGCAgatttgaaaatattcacacATATGGAAATGCTAAAGTTTCATAAGATATTTTTCCATTCGTTccctttcatttattattcgaatatttaagatcGTTTACATACCTCATGCCTGTCGGTAATTCTGTTTATAATGTAGACATTCCAATATAGTAGTTTAGCTACTAGTCTTTTGTTTCGAAcattacagttttttttcatttcgtaCCTTTTCCGTATTCtatgatattatattaaaattaattagtccAAAGGAATAATGATAATTACCATGTGCTTGATACTCACTCCTTCTCTTTCTGTATGCTTAAAATTAATCTTAATGACGATAATAATGACGACACGAAGATTATAGTGCTTATGTTATGTCATTATATCAGTAGCCTATGATATACAGAGCACTGTGTGTATTGTTTACGATTAATGCGcatcatttttatatatatatatatatccaaaGAAACGATTCAAGTCTCCCTTTTTATTATGCAAGCAATTAAATACCGTATTTTGTCACTCGTTACGTTGGATAAGAATCTTGTATATTCAACTTGTTGtgtaaatttgaaagaaattacaCGTTTGACTCCAAGAAAttgaagcatttgtaaagtaatTTGCACCTTCCGCATAAATCATCTGAACATTGTATTTTCTATATGCAGCAGTGATACAGAATACAATCCCAGCAGAGATGAACAagatgaacatgaaatggaaCAAGCAACTGGATTCGCGGTAGTTATTAACGGACATTCTTTAGTTCATGCATTACATCCACAACTTGAGCAACTTTTTCTCGATGTATCAAGCCAATGTAAGTTATCCCTAACAAATTGCTTgctcttcttccttcttttacTTGCCAGTGTGGCACTGTGACCTCGCATGTGAAAACTTGCAGGTAAAGCTGTGATATGTTGTCGCGTGACACCCTTACAAAAAGCAATGGTTGTCGAATTAATTAAGAAGAATAAGAACGCAGTGACTCTGGCAATCGGCGATGGAGCTAATGATGTCTCGATGATAAAGACAGCTCACATCGGTGTCGGCATCAGCGGTCAGGAAGGATTGCAAGCTGTGTTAGCGTCCGATTATTCGATAGGACAGTTTAGGTTTTTGGAAAGACTGCTCCTTGTTCATGGTAGATGGTCGTACTATAGAATGAGCAAGTTTCTtaggtattttttttacaagaattTTGCGTTTACGCTATGCCACATCTGGTTTGCCTTTTTCTGCGGATTCAGCGCACAGGTAAGATTTTCTTATTACCCGCGGCATTGATTACTAACGCCTCTACATCGTAGTCGTATAATATTACAAAGTGATGAGTTTTAAGGCGAATGTGATTTACAAACTTCCTTTGTAGAGCAGCTAGTTCCAAAGTTGAGTACTGTAATTTGAACTTAACATAAAAATTCTGATTTCCCAGCAATCCGATTAGATTCTCGTAGAACAGGAGCCTTCTATCGTATTCTAATAAATGTCTATTCCTCTGCAGACTGTATTCGATCCTATGTACATTTCTGTCTACAATCTCTTTTATACGTCGTTGCCCGTAATGGCAGTTGGTATATTCGATCAAGATGTTAACGATAAGAATAGTTTATTGTACCCAAAACTTTACGCACCTGGATTGCAGaatttactttttaataaaaaggaatTCTGCTGGAGTGCCATACATGGTTTCTTCGCTAGTTGCGTATTATTCTTAGTTCCGTACGGTAAGCTTCGATAATATTATATATCCATTCTCTCTCGACATACGTATGCAAAGcattgaaaatgattttttatagGGACGTATAAGGATGGAGTATCGCCAAAGGGCTATGTACTTTCTGATCATATGCTGCTGGGAAGTGTTGTAGCCACCATATTAGTCATAGTGGTGACTGTTCAAATAGCCCTTGACACATCATATTGGACGATCGTTAATCATATTATGGTTTGGGGCTCGCTTGTTTGGTATTTCATTTTAgattatttctataatttcgtCATAGGTGGTAGTTACGTTGGCAGTCTTACTATGGTATGTATATCTCGTGCAATGATATTCTCACCGTAATTAGTACGCGACATTGAACTACTTGTACGTACAATTTTAGGCGATGTCCGAGGCAACGTTCTGGTTTACGGCAGTCATCTCGTGTATCATATTGGTAATACCCGTACTGTCGTGGAGATTCTTCTTCATAGATGTTAGGCCAACTTTATCCGACAGAGTCAGGCTTAAGCAGAGACTGGCACAGCTACGTTCGCGCCAAAGTCAAGACATACTTCGTACGCCTTCTACGAGACGAACGCGACGATCCCTACGTTCCGGATACGCTTTCGCGCATCAGGAAGGCTTTGGAAGGCTGATCACGTCCGGGAAGATTATGCGCAAGCTACCGAATGGTGGAGATTTTAAGTTTTCAATGCCATTCACGAACAATACCAACAAACAAGTTAGTGTTGCCACCACGTCACCAAAGGACAATGCATCAAAAAATTCGCACACACTGGATACCATTGATCTATAATCTGGACATTTATTATTGTAAGTCTTTCCACTATCTATCAAATTTCGGATGAATAGTTTGCTACGCTATACTAGCAGCATTATTCAACAGAATTATGGAAAACCGTCGCAAACGAACTTTTCTGTTAATCACAAGTGGGCTTTGAAAATACGATCAAATATCAAGGTTTGTGCTCTTTACGATCAAGTTCCATCGCGCATAGCACAGGAAAATATTGCGCCATGCGCATGACGgtatataaaattgtttaacagctTGTTGGTTTCCCCATTCTGTATTTGTTGcttacaaaattttaagtaatcGAATTTCATAAGACGTTAAAGTATTGATGGTTTGCGTGAAAAATTCTACACAGTAGTAACTACTAAAGAgtactatttcttttatttttttcaccaaaaatTATTGTTAGTTAATGATCACTTTAAtaagatatattttttacaatcgtTGTTCTAGACTCTTAACCGAAATATTTGTTACTCCAGCAAGGACTATGTTCCGatggttttttaagtttatatgaattttataatatttgctcaattgcagaacttgaaatcagcccttTTTAAGTAACTGCTTATATTTCGTTATGTATAAAAAGAGTATTCaattaatcaaatatatagtgTATAAATTATTCTAATTTGCTCTTATCTAATAAGAGTCTAGAATGGAGAAGATATCATGTTCTAATGACTCATTCAACTATCAATAATCACCTCCGACGACCTCTCAAATAGTGtacacaaataaaaatgcacagGTTGATTTATGATTATACATTTTTACTTCGCCTATGTAATAATTCAAGGCTAGCAAAACAAAAGCTCTATTATCTAGTTACCACTTGTGATTAATATTTGGGTcattaattgaaattaattggTTGCTGTTATTTCTTAATCTATTACTCGAGATAATCAGCACGTTTACAAAACGTTATAGCTTTCTGTCGAACTTGTAATTCTATTAAATATAGCTGTCGTTGAGTAAAGTCATAAGGGCTCTAAATTTCTTAGTATTATCCTGTTGCATTTGAAAACCTCGCAACTAAAGTCATATATAGCTGTTTGTAAATCGTTAATATTATTACATAAGAAGGATATTACGAACAGTTCTGTTGGGAGGTATTGCTGTTTCTTTTCCTCCAGTTCTCAGAAGAAGTGGAGTTGCCCTTGTGTCTCTACCACTTATCTACCTTTCGTTTTCATGTTATTTTGTATTCCGAGTTTCGTGAGTGGCAGAGTAATGACATACCTGTCAGGCTGCCTGAATTGTGGGTGATTGCCATTTCGAATATTTAGACTTGAGGAATAATTCGATCGGCACCAAGCTATAACGCAATAACGAGGCAGAATATGATTTGTATGATCATGACACTACCTGTGTACATATGTGTAGAGGTGTCATGAATCGTGTAACATCCCTCCTTGTATCATATACTGT is a window encoding:
- the Atp8b gene encoding ATPase phospholipid transporting 8B isoform X7 codes for the protein MSRSAATRPMQETERRIRANNREFNSQFNYANNYIKTSKYRVVTFLPLNLFEQFQRLANFYFLCLLVLQIIPAISSLTPITTAIPLIGVLMLTAIKDAYDDFQRHSSDSQVNNRKSQTLRGTSLREEKWSQVQVGDVIRMENDQFVAADVLLLSTSEPNGLCYIETAELDGETNLKCRQCLAETAEMTDNHEMIGQFDGEIVCETPNNLLNKFDGTLTWRGRKYALDNDKVILRGCVLRNTQWCYGVVIFAGKDTKLMQNSGKTKFKRTSIDRLLNLLIIGIVFFLLSMCMFCTIGCGIWESLVGRYFQVYLPWDSLVPTEPMSGATVIALLVFFSYAIVLNTVVPISLYVSVEVIRFVQSFLINWDEEMYHAPTNTHAKARTTTLNEELGQIEYIFSDKTGTLTQNIMTFNKCSVAGKSYGDVIDEVTGEVVDLSETDKAARTPTMRWKNGQEFVQVYTPLSGPNVRLLEQVDRIANIIPGRGINGSPMIPHKLSSMPPLDFSFNKDYEPEFKFYDGALLEAVKRNNEDVHSFFRLLALCHTVMPEEKNGKLEYQAQSPDEAALVSAARNFGFVFKERSPNSITIEVMGNREIYELLCILDFNNVRKRMSVILRKDGHLRLYCKGADNVIYDRVKKGSEEIMAKTLDHLNKFAGEGLRTLCLSVRDLDEQFFNDWKQRHQEAALSQENRDDKLDAIYEEIEKDMTLLGATAIEDKLQDGVPQTIANLALAGIKIWVLTGDKQETAINIGYSCQLLTDDLTDVFIVDATTYDGVENQLTRYLETIKTTSNQQHRPTLSVVTFRWDKESSDTEYNPSRDEQDEHEMEQATGFAVVINGHSLVHALHPQLEQLFLDVSSQCKAVICCRVTPLQKAMVVELIKKNKNAVTLAIGDGANDVSMIKTAHIGVGISGQEGLQAVLASDYSIGQFRFLERLLLVHGRWSYYRMSKFLRYFFYKNFAFTLCHIWFAFFCGFSAQTVFDPMYISVYNLFYTSLPVMAVGIFDQDVNDKNSLLYPKLYAPGLQNLLFNKKEFCWSAIHGFFASCVLFLVPYGTYKDGVSPKGYVLSDHMLLGSVVATILVIVVTVQIALDTSYWTIVNHIMVWGSLVWYFILDYFYNFVIGGSYVGSLTMAMSEATFWFTAVISCIILVIPVLSWRFFFIDVRPTLSDRVRLKQRLAQLRSRQSQDILRTPSTRRTRRSLRSGYAFAHQEGFGRLITSGKIMRKLPNGGDFKFSMPFTNNTNKQVSVATTSPKDNASKNSHTLDTIDL